A single genomic interval of Bradyrhizobium sp. sBnM-33 harbors:
- a CDS encoding acetyl-CoA C-acyltransferase translates to MTEAVIVSTARTPIGKAYKGALNNTEGATLLGHAISAALSRANVEGSEVEDVVMGCAMQQGTTGTNIARKALLRAGLPVSVAGTTIDRQCASGLQAIALAARSVIFDGVEVAIGGGGESISLVQNNQFNSFHAVDPELLAMKGDAYIAMLDTAEVVAKRYDISRERQDEYSLESQRRTAAAQQGGRFNDELAPIKTTMAVTDKASGAVSYQQVTLSADEGPRPDTTAEGLAGVKPAKGPGFTITGGNASQLSDGASAAVIMSDKLAAQKGLKPLGIFRGFVAAGCEPDEMGVGPVYAVPRLLKRHGLKINDIDLWELNEAFAVQVIYCRDKLGIDPEKLNVNGGSIAVGHPYGMTGARLTGHALIEGRRRKAKYAVVTMCVGGGMGAAGLLEIVH, encoded by the coding sequence ATGACCGAAGCCGTAATCGTCTCGACTGCTCGTACTCCGATTGGCAAGGCTTACAAGGGCGCCCTCAATAATACCGAAGGTGCAACGTTGCTGGGTCATGCCATTTCCGCTGCGTTGTCACGCGCTAACGTGGAGGGCTCCGAGGTCGAGGATGTCGTGATGGGCTGCGCCATGCAACAGGGCACCACGGGCACCAACATCGCACGCAAGGCGCTGCTGCGCGCCGGGCTTCCGGTGAGTGTGGCCGGAACGACCATCGATCGCCAATGTGCGTCCGGGCTCCAGGCGATTGCGCTGGCAGCGCGCTCGGTCATTTTCGATGGCGTGGAGGTTGCCATCGGCGGCGGCGGCGAATCCATCAGCCTGGTTCAGAACAACCAGTTCAACAGCTTTCATGCCGTCGATCCCGAATTGCTCGCGATGAAAGGGGACGCCTACATCGCGATGCTGGATACTGCCGAAGTCGTTGCGAAGCGCTACGACATCTCGCGCGAACGTCAGGACGAATACAGCCTCGAGAGCCAGCGCCGGACGGCGGCCGCTCAGCAGGGGGGCCGCTTTAACGACGAACTCGCACCGATCAAGACCACGATGGCAGTCACCGACAAGGCGAGCGGCGCCGTCTCGTACCAGCAGGTGACGCTGTCGGCTGACGAGGGGCCGCGTCCCGATACCACTGCCGAAGGTCTCGCAGGTGTCAAGCCAGCCAAGGGGCCTGGTTTCACGATCACCGGCGGCAATGCCAGTCAGCTTTCGGATGGCGCCAGTGCAGCTGTCATCATGAGCGACAAGCTCGCGGCGCAAAAGGGTCTGAAGCCGCTGGGCATCTTCCGTGGCTTCGTCGCCGCAGGCTGCGAACCGGACGAGATGGGCGTCGGTCCGGTCTATGCTGTGCCTCGGCTGCTCAAGCGACACGGACTTAAGATCAACGATATCGATCTCTGGGAATTGAACGAGGCATTCGCGGTGCAGGTGATCTATTGTCGCGACAAGCTCGGGATCGACCCGGAGAAGCTCAACGTCAATGGCGGATCGATCGCAGTCGGTCATCCCTACGGCATGACTGGCGCGCGGCTAACTGGCCACGCCTTGATCGAGGGCCGCCGTCGCAAGGCGAAATACGCCGTTGTTACGATGTGCGTCGGCGGCGGCATGGGCGCCGCAGGCCTGCTCGAAATCGTTCACTGA
- a CDS encoding helix-turn-helix domain-containing protein, producing MALLDLLGRRWTMGILWNLGKGGPCTFRELQERCESISPTVLNSRLKELREAGLIEHSHEGYRATPTGHELYALLVPLGVWAKKWAAKLPA from the coding sequence ATGGCGCTCCTGGATCTGTTGGGGCGACGCTGGACAATGGGCATTTTGTGGAATCTCGGCAAAGGTGGACCCTGCACATTCCGCGAACTGCAAGAACGTTGCGAATCGATCTCGCCTACGGTTCTTAATTCGCGCCTGAAAGAATTGCGTGAAGCAGGCTTGATCGAGCATTCGCACGAGGGTTATCGCGCTACACCGACCGGACATGAACTTTATGCCCTTCTTGTCCCTCTTGGTGTTTGGGCGAAGAAGTGGGCAGCGAAGTTACCGGCGTAA
- a CDS encoding TetR/AcrR family transcriptional regulator, with protein MIIPEQAMRYPKDHGQQTRRRIVENASYGLRQNGADGLSVVDLMKLADLTHGSFYAYFKSRDALVVEALALAIDRTVAHWLDLTQGLPPEKRFDAVVESYLSLRHRNNPARGCALPALAADIGRSGPEARRTLAGGLEKMIDIIAGLIPKRSPSDARQAAAGAIATMVGSILLARASGDKQLSDALLEAGRQALRNQTAGTSAERLQCTESEFERRKS; from the coding sequence TTGATCATTCCGGAGCAGGCGATGCGTTACCCGAAAGACCATGGGCAGCAGACCCGCAGGCGGATCGTCGAAAATGCTTCCTATGGCCTGCGTCAGAACGGTGCCGATGGCTTGAGTGTGGTCGACCTGATGAAGCTCGCTGACCTGACGCATGGCAGCTTCTATGCCTACTTCAAGTCACGGGACGCTTTGGTCGTTGAAGCGCTCGCTTTGGCCATCGATCGAACCGTCGCCCATTGGCTGGATCTCACGCAGGGATTGCCTCCCGAGAAAAGATTCGATGCAGTCGTCGAGTCCTATCTGAGCCTCCGCCATCGCAACAATCCGGCCCGCGGTTGTGCGCTTCCGGCTTTAGCCGCGGATATCGGACGGTCAGGCCCGGAGGCCCGGCGTACCCTTGCAGGCGGGCTCGAGAAAATGATCGATATCATCGCCGGGTTGATTCCGAAGAGATCGCCATCAGATGCGCGGCAGGCCGCCGCCGGCGCAATTGCAACCATGGTCGGTTCGATCTTGCTGGCGCGGGCATCTGGCGACAAGCAACTGTCTGACGCCCTTCTGGAGGCCGGTCGGCAGGCCTTGCGCAATCAGACCGCGGGCACCAGCGCGGAGCGTCTCCAGTGTACAGAATCCGAGTTCGAGAGGAGAAAATCGTGA
- a CDS encoding NAD(P)H-dependent flavin oxidoreductase — protein sequence MKTAITEMFGIEHPIIQGGMHYVGFAELAAAVSNAGGLGIITGLTQRTPELLAKEIARCRDMTDKPFGVNLTFLPSFTAPPYPEYIAAIKEGGVKAVETAGRSPEQYMPALKAAGIKVIHKCTSVRHSLKAEKIGCDAVSVDGFECGGHPGEDDIPNMILLPRAADELKIPFVASGGMADARSLVAALSMGAAGMNMGTRFIATKEAPVHDNVKQALVKATELDTVLVMRALRNTERVLKNKGVDQLLEVEREKGASLKIGDIHEQVAGVYPKVMIDGDMDAGAWSCGMVAGLIHDIPTVKELIDRIMADAERLIRGRLTGFLDADSEQALKVA from the coding sequence GTGAAGACTGCAATTACCGAGATGTTCGGCATCGAACATCCGATTATCCAGGGCGGAATGCACTATGTCGGGTTTGCCGAACTCGCCGCCGCGGTATCGAATGCCGGCGGGCTCGGAATCATCACCGGCCTGACGCAACGGACGCCGGAATTATTGGCCAAGGAGATCGCGCGCTGCCGCGACATGACGGACAAGCCCTTTGGTGTGAACCTTACTTTCCTGCCGAGCTTCACCGCGCCGCCATATCCGGAGTATATCGCTGCTATCAAGGAAGGCGGCGTCAAGGCGGTGGAGACCGCCGGCCGCAGCCCCGAGCAGTATATGCCGGCGCTGAAAGCCGCTGGCATCAAGGTGATCCACAAATGCACCTCGGTGCGGCACTCGCTCAAGGCCGAGAAGATCGGCTGCGACGCTGTCAGCGTTGATGGCTTCGAATGCGGCGGCCATCCCGGCGAGGACGACATCCCGAACATGATCCTGCTGCCCCGTGCGGCGGACGAGCTGAAGATTCCGTTTGTGGCGTCGGGCGGCATGGCCGACGCGCGGAGCCTTGTCGCGGCGCTGTCGATGGGGGCCGCCGGCATGAACATGGGTACCCGCTTCATCGCCACGAAGGAAGCGCCAGTCCACGACAATGTAAAGCAGGCCTTGGTCAAGGCGACCGAACTCGACACCGTGCTGGTCATGCGCGCGCTGCGCAATACCGAGCGCGTCTTGAAGAACAAGGGCGTTGACCAGTTGCTGGAGGTCGAGCGCGAGAAGGGCGCAAGCCTGAAGATTGGCGACATCCACGAGCAGGTCGCTGGAGTCTATCCGAAGGTGATGATCGACGGCGACATGGACGCCGGCGCATGGAGCTGCGGGATGGTCGCAGGCCTCATTCACGATATCCCGACCGTGAAGGAACTGATCGACCGCATCATGGCGGATGCCGAGCGGCTGATCAGGGGACGGCTTACGGGATTCCTGGACGCCGACAGCGAGCAAGCCTTGAAGGTCGCGTGA
- a CDS encoding enoyl-CoA hydratase-related protein, whose product MAEDRIKVDTGTGELLCEIRDRVALITLNRPEARNALSDQLTPALRRMIRQCGDDSSVGALLITGAGAAFCAGGDVKGMGSNFAKAETPIDERIADLRIKQRTLTGALVGLRKPTLAALPGPAAGAGLALALACDIRIAAESAVMTTGYARIALTGDYGIGWLLTRLVGASRARELMFLSERIDARRCETLGLVNRVVADAELRDVAFALARSLAEGPSQAFAGMKDNLDHALTADLLDSMDQEAEYMVRAARTTDHKEAVRAFVEKRKPVFVGH is encoded by the coding sequence ATGGCAGAAGATCGGATCAAGGTCGACACCGGCACAGGTGAATTGCTCTGTGAAATCCGGGATCGCGTGGCGCTCATCACGCTGAACCGGCCCGAGGCGCGCAACGCCTTGTCCGATCAACTGACCCCCGCGCTCCGGCGCATGATCAGGCAGTGCGGCGATGATTCCAGCGTCGGCGCACTGCTCATCACGGGCGCCGGGGCCGCCTTTTGCGCAGGCGGCGACGTCAAGGGTATGGGGAGCAATTTTGCGAAGGCTGAAACGCCGATCGATGAGCGGATCGCCGACTTGCGCATCAAGCAGCGCACCCTCACGGGTGCGTTGGTGGGATTACGAAAGCCGACTCTCGCGGCTCTTCCCGGGCCTGCCGCGGGCGCAGGGCTTGCGCTCGCGCTCGCCTGCGACATTCGAATCGCCGCTGAATCGGCTGTGATGACCACGGGATATGCCCGCATCGCCTTGACGGGAGACTACGGCATCGGCTGGCTGCTGACGCGGCTGGTGGGAGCGTCCCGGGCACGCGAGTTGATGTTTCTGTCCGAGCGGATCGACGCACGCCGCTGCGAGACCCTGGGGCTCGTCAACCGGGTGGTGGCCGACGCCGAGCTTCGCGATGTTGCATTTGCGCTTGCAAGGTCCCTGGCCGAGGGCCCCTCGCAAGCTTTCGCCGGCATGAAGGACAATCTTGACCATGCCCTGACCGCCGACCTCTTGGATTCGATGGACCAGGAAGCGGAATACATGGTCCGCGCCGCGCGAACGACGGATCATAAGGAGGCAGTGCGCGCCTTTGTCGAAAAGCGCAAGCCCGTATTCGTCGGACATTAA
- a CDS encoding putative sulfate exporter family transporter, producing MFGRGMAVIPGVALCGIITAVSLAAQRLEEHVFIHPYVEALVIAILLGMAIRSVWQPSQRWRSGIAFSAKQLLEVAVMLLGASVSFGAIAASGYLLISAIVATVAVMLAVSYGLSRMLGLPTKMSILIACGNSICGNSAIAAVAPVIGANSDDVASSISFTAILGVLMVLGLPLLIPLLDLSATQYGILAGLTVYAVPQVLAATVPAGIVSTQIGTLVKLVRVLMLGPIVVALSLVAARRRKLHADQTKVAAISPFKLVPWFIIGFLMLAALRSLQLVPDLVVAPVTKTAAILTVLSMAALGLGVDVRVLSTVGGRVTAAVTLSLLLLLGLSIGLVHLFR from the coding sequence ATGTTCGGCCGCGGCATGGCCGTCATTCCAGGGGTCGCGCTCTGCGGCATCATCACCGCCGTTTCGCTGGCCGCGCAACGCCTCGAAGAGCACGTCTTCATCCATCCTTACGTCGAGGCACTGGTCATCGCGATCCTGCTCGGAATGGCGATTCGTAGCGTGTGGCAACCATCCCAACGCTGGCGTTCCGGCATAGCCTTTAGCGCCAAGCAACTGCTAGAGGTGGCCGTCATGCTGCTCGGTGCGTCCGTCAGCTTTGGCGCGATCGCGGCCTCCGGCTATCTCTTGATCAGCGCAATCGTCGCCACCGTCGCAGTGATGCTCGCGGTGAGCTACGGCCTCAGCCGCATGCTGGGGCTTCCTACGAAAATGTCGATCCTGATCGCCTGCGGAAATTCGATCTGCGGCAACTCGGCAATCGCCGCCGTCGCGCCGGTGATCGGAGCCAATAGCGATGATGTCGCCTCGTCGATCTCCTTCACCGCCATCCTCGGCGTGTTGATGGTGCTGGGCCTGCCGCTCCTGATCCCCTTGCTGGACCTGTCGGCGACACAATACGGCATTCTGGCGGGCCTCACCGTCTATGCCGTTCCGCAGGTCTTGGCGGCGACCGTGCCCGCGGGCATCGTCAGCACGCAAATTGGCACGCTGGTAAAGCTTGTGCGCGTGCTGATGCTGGGGCCGATCGTGGTCGCCCTGTCGCTAGTCGCGGCACGGCGCCGCAAGCTCCATGCCGATCAAACGAAGGTCGCCGCCATCAGCCCATTCAAGCTGGTGCCCTGGTTTATCATCGGCTTTCTGATGCTCGCAGCCCTGCGCTCCCTCCAGCTCGTGCCGGATCTTGTGGTCGCACCGGTGACGAAGACGGCGGCTATCCTGACCGTCCTCTCGATGGCTGCGCTTGGCCTTGGCGTCGACGTGCGCGTGCTCTCCACCGTGGGCGGACGGGTCACCGCCGCCGTCACGCTGTCGCTGCTCCTCCTGCTGGGCCTAAGCATCGGGCTCGTCCACTTATTCCGGTGA
- a CDS encoding SDR family oxidoreductase — protein sequence MQKRNATVAVIGAGDYIGGEIAKKFAAEGFTVFVGRRNGAKLEPLVKEIEKAGGEIHARSLDARKEEEIISFLSDADKHAPLEVCIFNIGANVNFPILETTERVFRKVWEMACYSGFLAGREAARLMLPRGKGNIFFTGATASLRGGAGYAAFASAKFGLRAVAQAAARELGPKNIHVAHLIIDSGVDTEWVRQRRIEALGPTALDNPDALMPPSSVAESYWLLYQQPKSAWTFELEIRPFGEKW from the coding sequence TTGCAAAAGAGAAACGCAACCGTGGCCGTGATCGGTGCCGGTGACTATATCGGCGGCGAGATCGCAAAGAAGTTCGCCGCAGAGGGCTTCACGGTGTTTGTCGGGCGCCGCAACGGCGCCAAGCTCGAACCACTCGTCAAGGAGATCGAGAAAGCCGGCGGCGAAATTCATGCGCGCTCGCTCGATGCGCGCAAGGAAGAGGAGATCATCTCCTTCCTCAGCGACGCCGACAAGCACGCGCCGCTTGAGGTTTGCATCTTCAACATCGGCGCCAACGTCAACTTTCCGATTCTGGAAACCACCGAACGCGTGTTCCGCAAGGTCTGGGAAATGGCCTGCTATTCCGGCTTCCTCGCTGGGCGCGAAGCGGCGCGGCTGATGCTGCCGCGCGGCAAGGGCAATATCTTCTTCACCGGAGCGACGGCGAGTCTCCGCGGTGGAGCGGGTTATGCGGCCTTCGCCAGCGCCAAGTTCGGCCTACGGGCCGTTGCACAAGCGGCGGCGCGTGAGTTGGGGCCAAAGAACATCCACGTGGCGCATCTCATCATCGATTCCGGCGTCGACACCGAATGGGTGCGCCAGCGGCGGATCGAGGCCCTTGGACCGACAGCGCTGGACAACCCCGATGCATTGATGCCGCCGTCCTCGGTCGCGGAATCCTATTGGTTGCTTTATCAGCAGCCCAAGAGCGCCTGGACGTTCGAGCTGGAAATCCGTCCGTTCGGCGAGAAATGGTAA
- a CDS encoding class I adenylate-forming enzyme family protein has translation MAALSETINLDEIAAGLPGRIHEVTARQVAEAPDRIALVENRASWSYRDLEQRVREIATVLSSLGIRAGDRMIIVSENCIALAALLLAASRLDAWAIVANPRLSARELDQIRDHSGARRMFFTSGVSKEAAAHASRYGADNRQIGTLREIGISTLNESATVEPVEVDPAKQVAVLIYTSGATGTPKSVMLSHENLLISARTTAHFRNMDRDDKVYLVLPISHIVGISLLIMTLMVGGTVRMVSKYDPAATAKAIAEEGITILNGVPATYQRLLEYKSVSGLKRLDRGSLRLIAVAGAPLDLNLKLRVEKEFGLPLLNGYGITECSPGISGVRFDAPRSDQAVGTLLPGVEARVRTTDGIPTSRGEIGELHVRGRNVMLGYYRAPELTAKVIDSEGWFNTGDLARFDGDCLYIVGRTKEMIIRSGFNVYPAEVEAVLSSHKDVVQCAVVGRPAGGNEEIVAFVQLLQGSRVTPAELMGFIRFQLTSYKRSSEIIVLDALPATSTGKILKHKLGEALREGSEAPTAQTAPLRRQLV, from the coding sequence GTGGCGGCGCTTTCAGAGACGATCAATCTCGACGAGATTGCCGCTGGCTTGCCTGGCCGCATACATGAAGTAACGGCAAGGCAGGTCGCCGAAGCCCCCGACCGGATCGCCCTGGTCGAGAACAGGGCGTCCTGGAGCTACCGCGATCTGGAGCAGCGCGTTAGAGAGATCGCCACCGTTCTCTCCTCGCTTGGAATCAGAGCGGGCGACCGGATGATTATTGTCAGCGAAAACTGTATTGCGCTGGCTGCGTTGCTGCTGGCGGCAAGCCGGCTCGACGCTTGGGCAATCGTCGCCAACCCTCGATTGTCGGCGCGCGAACTGGACCAGATCCGCGATCATAGCGGTGCCCGCCGGATGTTTTTCACGTCAGGTGTTTCGAAAGAGGCTGCGGCGCACGCATCACGCTATGGCGCGGATAACCGGCAAATAGGCACGCTGCGGGAGATTGGCATTAGCACGCTGAACGAAAGCGCGACTGTCGAGCCGGTGGAGGTCGATCCGGCCAAGCAAGTCGCGGTGCTGATCTATACTTCGGGAGCGACGGGGACGCCGAAGAGTGTGATGCTCTCCCATGAAAACCTGCTGATCAGCGCCAGGACCACGGCGCATTTCCGCAACATGGATCGAGACGACAAGGTCTATCTCGTGCTGCCGATCTCGCATATCGTCGGCATTTCGCTCCTGATCATGACGCTGATGGTTGGCGGCACAGTGCGGATGGTCAGCAAATACGATCCGGCGGCTACCGCCAAGGCGATCGCGGAGGAGGGCATTACCATCCTCAACGGCGTGCCCGCCACCTATCAACGCCTGCTGGAGTACAAGAGTGTATCGGGTCTGAAACGGCTCGATCGGGGCTCGTTGCGCCTGATTGCCGTGGCAGGCGCGCCGCTAGACCTGAATCTGAAGTTGCGTGTGGAGAAGGAGTTCGGTCTTCCGCTTCTCAACGGGTACGGCATCACCGAATGTTCGCCGGGAATATCTGGCGTGCGCTTCGATGCGCCGCGCTCCGATCAGGCGGTCGGTACGCTGCTGCCGGGAGTAGAGGCCCGGGTCAGGACAACCGACGGCATACCGACGTCCAGGGGCGAGATTGGAGAGCTTCACGTTCGCGGACGCAACGTGATGCTTGGCTATTATCGCGCGCCCGAGCTGACGGCCAAGGTGATCGATAGCGAGGGCTGGTTCAATACCGGCGATCTGGCGCGCTTCGACGGCGATTGCTTGTATATCGTCGGCCGCACCAAGGAAATGATCATCCGCTCGGGCTTCAACGTCTATCCCGCCGAGGTCGAAGCGGTCCTCAGTTCACATAAGGACGTGGTGCAATGCGCCGTCGTCGGCCGTCCCGCCGGTGGCAATGAGGAGATTGTCGCCTTTGTGCAGTTGCTGCAGGGGTCGCGGGTGACACCAGCCGAGCTGATGGGTTTCATCCGATTTCAGCTGACTTCCTACAAACGGTCTTCCGAAATCATCGTCCTCGATGCCTTGCCGGCTACTTCGACCGGCAAGATACTCAAGCATAAGCTCGGGGAGGCTTTGCGCGAAGGTAGCGAAGCCCCTACGGCGCAGACGGCACCACTTCGTAGACAGCTAGTCTAA
- a CDS encoding acyl-CoA dehydrogenase family protein, with protein sequence MELNLSSEDAAFRDEVRAFIAENYPQEMRVPNPETDLTKEQSLLWHRILYKKGWIAPLWPKEYGGPGWSVTQRFIFEQETSRAGTLPPLAFSVTMVGPVIYTFGNDAQKKKFLPRILSGEDWWCQGYSEPGSGSDLASVRTKAVRDGDHYIVNGHKTWTTLAQHADWIFCLVRTDPSAKPQAGISFLLIDMKSPGVTVRPIITIDGSHEVNDVFLEDVRVPVENLIGEENKGWTYAKFLLGNERTSMAGIGRSTRYLGRLKQIVRTEVGEDDPAFGEFIREIARVELDVLALEATELRIVAQMSRGIDPGPAASLFKIRGTEIFQRITDLTHQAIGNYGLAIREHPVSANRFMPGPDYGHTATEKYLNSRKLSIYGGSNEIQRNIIAKAVLGL encoded by the coding sequence ATGGAGCTCAATCTTTCCAGCGAGGATGCTGCATTTCGTGACGAGGTGCGCGCCTTTATTGCGGAGAACTATCCGCAGGAAATGCGCGTTCCAAACCCCGAGACTGATTTGACCAAGGAGCAGTCGCTGCTCTGGCACAGGATCCTCTACAAGAAGGGGTGGATTGCTCCGCTCTGGCCCAAGGAATATGGCGGCCCAGGCTGGTCGGTCACGCAGCGCTTCATTTTTGAGCAGGAAACGTCGCGCGCCGGAACGCTGCCGCCGCTTGCGTTCAGCGTCACCATGGTCGGCCCGGTCATCTACACCTTCGGCAACGACGCGCAGAAAAAGAAGTTTCTGCCGCGGATTCTCTCCGGTGAGGATTGGTGGTGCCAGGGTTATTCGGAGCCCGGCTCCGGCTCCGATCTTGCTTCCGTCCGGACCAAGGCGGTGCGCGACGGCGACCACTACATCGTCAACGGCCACAAGACCTGGACAACCCTGGCCCAACATGCCGACTGGATCTTCTGCCTGGTGCGGACTGACCCGTCGGCAAAGCCTCAGGCCGGAATCTCCTTCCTGTTGATCGACATGAAGTCGCCCGGTGTCACCGTGCGGCCGATCATCACCATCGACGGATCGCACGAGGTGAACGATGTGTTCCTTGAGGACGTGCGGGTCCCCGTGGAGAACCTGATCGGCGAGGAAAACAAGGGTTGGACCTACGCGAAATTCCTGCTCGGCAACGAACGCACCAGCATGGCCGGGATCGGCCGGTCCACTCGGTACCTCGGGCGTCTCAAGCAGATCGTGAGAACCGAGGTTGGTGAGGACGATCCAGCGTTCGGGGAATTCATCAGGGAGATCGCGCGCGTCGAGCTCGATGTGCTCGCGCTGGAGGCGACTGAACTGCGCATCGTTGCGCAGATGTCGCGCGGCATCGACCCGGGACCGGCCGCGTCGCTGTTCAAGATCAGGGGCACCGAGATATTCCAGCGCATTACCGATCTGACGCACCAAGCGATCGGCAATTACGGTCTGGCCATCCGTGAGCACCCGGTGAGCGCCAACCGCTTCATGCCGGGGCCGGACTATGGGCACACGGCGACTGAAAAATATCTGAACTCCCGAAAGCTCAGCATTTACGGGGGATCGAATGAAATTCAGCGCAACATTATCGCGAAAGCGGTTTTGGGTCTCTGA
- a CDS encoding acyl-CoA dehydrogenase family protein, whose translation MDIQLTEEQELLRSSIQRFLREQYDFDERRKIVATDEGWSRRHWKSFAELGLCAAPFHESSGGLGGGSLATMIVMQEFGRNLVVEPYFETVVLAGGLIEAVGSPEQRQAFLPKIMEGEAIWALAWAEGRSRYDFNNVTTTARRQGDSFVLSGTKAAVIGAPWADKLIVSARTSGGPRDRDGVSLFVVDRHAANLHLQSFKTMDGRRAAELTLMKVEVPASQMLGSEGEGVAALEACRDRAIAALCAEAVGAMAELNSATLEYSKTRKQFGVALGTFQVLQHRMVDMFIALEESISLTQHLNLTLASKEADGSKLASGAKTKVGYAARFVAEQAVQLHGGMGMSDELNVGHYFKRISSINVQFGDPAYHLMRYAQQS comes from the coding sequence ATGGATATTCAGTTGACGGAAGAACAGGAATTGCTCCGTTCCAGCATTCAACGCTTCCTGCGCGAGCAGTACGATTTCGACGAGCGCCGCAAGATCGTCGCGACCGATGAGGGCTGGAGCCGCAGGCACTGGAAATCGTTCGCCGAACTCGGTCTCTGCGCCGCGCCGTTCCATGAAAGCTCCGGCGGCCTTGGTGGCGGCTCGCTTGCGACGATGATCGTGATGCAGGAATTCGGCCGCAACCTCGTCGTCGAGCCGTACTTTGAGACGGTAGTCCTCGCCGGTGGCCTGATCGAAGCCGTCGGCTCGCCCGAGCAGCGTCAGGCATTCCTGCCGAAGATCATGGAGGGCGAGGCGATATGGGCGCTGGCCTGGGCGGAAGGACGGTCACGGTATGATTTCAACAATGTCACCACTACGGCGCGCCGCCAAGGGGACAGTTTTGTCCTGAGCGGGACCAAGGCCGCGGTGATTGGCGCGCCGTGGGCCGACAAGCTGATCGTCTCGGCGCGCACGTCGGGCGGGCCACGCGATCGCGACGGCGTGAGTCTGTTTGTTGTAGATCGCCATGCAGCCAATCTTCACCTGCAGAGCTTCAAGACCATGGATGGCCGGCGCGCCGCCGAACTCACGCTGATGAAAGTCGAGGTGCCGGCCAGCCAGATGCTGGGGAGCGAAGGCGAGGGCGTCGCCGCCCTGGAGGCGTGCCGCGATCGTGCCATCGCAGCGCTTTGCGCGGAAGCGGTCGGCGCCATGGCGGAGCTGAACTCGGCGACACTAGAATACAGCAAGACGCGTAAGCAGTTCGGGGTCGCGCTGGGGACGTTTCAGGTGCTGCAGCACCGCATGGTGGACATGTTCATCGCGCTTGAGGAGTCGATTTCGCTAACCCAGCATTTGAATTTAACCCTGGCATCGAAGGAAGCGGACGGATCGAAACTGGCGTCCGGCGCCAAGACGAAAGTGGGCTATGCCGCGCGCTTTGTCGCGGAGCAGGCCGTGCAACTGCATGGCGGCATGGGCATGAGCGACGAGTTGAACGTCGGCCACTACTTCAAGCGCATAAGCTCCATCAACGTCCAGTTCGGCGATCCTGCCTATCATCTGATGCGGTACGCGCAGCAGAGCTGA
- a CDS encoding tautomerase family protein, which yields MHVIRDVFTPGQKQQLIEKVTEAMVAVEGESMRSVTWVKINELASGDWAIGGERLTSEKVKAIAAGRAA from the coding sequence ATTCACGTCATCCGTGACGTTTTCACACCGGGCCAGAAGCAGCAGCTGATCGAGAAGGTGACCGAAGCGATGGTCGCCGTGGAGGGCGAGAGCATGCGAAGCGTCACCTGGGTGAAGATCAACGAGCTCGCAAGCGGCGACTGGGCGATCGGCGGAGAGAGACTGACTTCCGAAAAGGTGAAGGCAATCGCTGCCGGACGCGCAGCGTAG
- a CDS encoding SDR family oxidoreductase has translation MNQSRHDTARDVALIVGGGPGISSSCARLFAESGMRVCVAARNPEKAVLETLEKMHGVRRYACDASEPAAVEKLFENVVQDVGTPRLVVHNIDGRVPGIFRKSVIEADPVMALETLRNAAFSAFLVGQQAARLMLGNKLDPNGAKGTIIFTNASAALKGFPSSGAFAMACQAKSGLAQSMARELMPQGIHVANVPIDAAIGWTQEDGTRAHRLAGTTVDDNMADPDHVAETYLQLHRQHRSTWAFEVVLRPWVEKW, from the coding sequence ATGAATCAATCCAGACACGATACCGCCCGGGACGTTGCCCTCATTGTCGGCGGCGGCCCGGGCATTAGCTCAAGTTGCGCCAGGCTGTTCGCGGAAAGCGGCATGCGAGTCTGCGTCGCAGCCAGAAATCCCGAGAAAGCCGTCCTTGAGACTCTCGAGAAGATGCATGGCGTGCGCCGATATGCCTGCGATGCAAGCGAACCGGCGGCCGTGGAGAAGCTGTTCGAGAATGTCGTTCAGGACGTTGGGACGCCGAGGCTTGTCGTGCATAACATCGATGGCCGTGTTCCCGGCATTTTCCGCAAGAGCGTTATCGAAGCCGACCCGGTCATGGCGCTCGAAACACTTCGGAATGCGGCGTTCAGCGCGTTCCTGGTAGGCCAACAGGCGGCTCGACTCATGCTCGGAAACAAACTCGATCCCAATGGTGCGAAAGGAACGATCATCTTCACGAACGCCAGCGCGGCGCTCAAAGGCTTTCCATCGAGCGGTGCCTTTGCAATGGCATGTCAAGCCAAGTCCGGACTTGCGCAGAGCATGGCAAGAGAACTGATGCCGCAGGGCATCCACGTTGCGAATGTGCCGATCGACGCCGCGATCGGCTGGACTCAGGAGGACGGGACCCGCGCACACCGGCTGGCAGGAACAACTGTCGACGACAACATGGCCGATCCCGACCATGTCGCCGAAACGTATCTGCAACTGCATCGCCAGCATCGGTCGACCTGGGCGTTCGAAGTCGTGCTCCGACCGTGGGTCGAGAAATGGTGA